The Streptomyces sp. R28 region CGGCCTCGATCGCCAGCGCGCCCGTACCGGTCCCCACGTCGAGGACGTCCGCGCCATCGGGCAGCGGCTCTTCGCGCAGGGCGCCGACGAGCAGGGCGGTGTCTTCCCGGGGGGCGTAGACGCCGGGTGGAACCAGTGGCTTCACGGCGCCCGGGTACCCCGGCATTCAGAAAGTAAGGGGCATTTCGGAGCGCAGGGGCCTGCGCAGCGACGACCGGCCCGTGCGCCAGGCGCCGAGCAGCCGGTCGGCGAGGCGGTCCTCCAGATGGCCGGTGACGTCGATGCCGAAGGCTACGTCCGGGGCGAGGTGCGGCTCCTCGGCGAGCAGGCCACCGATGACGTCATGGCGTACGACCTGCTCGTGCACCGCGTCCGCCTCGACGTGCTCGTCGTAGAAGTGCTCGGCGGCCGGCCCGGCGCCCGTGCGGCGCATCGCCTCGGCCAATCGCCGTGAGGCCGGTGACGAGGTGATCTCGACCGTCGCGAAATGGCCCACGAGCGCCCCGCGCAACGCCCGGTGCAGGCCGAGCAGGGACATCAGGTTGACCGTGGCCAGCGCTTCCGCGGTCGCCTCGTCGAGATACCGCCCGTATGCCGGGTCCAGGCCGAGGTCCGTCATCAGGTCGGCGAAGAGGCGCGCGTGGACGCGGTCGGGCCGGCCGCCGCCGTACTCGTCGAACTCCACCGCCGCCATGCCCGCCTTGGCCCTGCCCCACAGCCGGGGCAGCACCCAGGCGTGCGGGTCCGCCTCCTTGAGGTGGTAGAGGGAGCGCTGGGCCGCGTACTCGCGCAGCTGCCACAACTCGCCCTCGGCGCACAGATAGTGGCTGACGCCACTGCCGTCGACGGGTTCGACGAGGAGGTCGGCCAGCGCGTCCTCGACGCTGTCGTGAGTGGGCGCGTCCGCGCGCAGGGCGGTCAGGAAGCGGTGCTCCAGCGCCGCTCGCAGGCGCAGCAGGTCCGGGTCCCACTCATGGGTCTCGGGCACACCGGCGAAACCGCGGTAGTGCAGTTCGTAGCAGAGGTAGAGGGCCAGCTGGAGGTCGTCGCCGTAGACGGCCGTGTCCGCGACGTCCTCGTGCCGGGGCGGTGGGCCCGCACCTCGCAGATACTCCTCCACGGCGGCGGACACGCGGCCCCGAGCGGTCGGCAGCGGGGGCCCTTCGCCGCCGTGCGACGGGCGGAGATCGTGTGCCATGGCCGCCGAGTACCCGTGGGGCGCCGGGCCACCCGCCCGGTCACTCGCCCTCGGACTCCTCCTGGGCGCGCGTGTTGGGGGTGATGGCGTCGCCGGCCTCACCCCTGCGTCGGCGCTGCTCGGCGGAGTCCCGGGTGCGGCGCTCGGCGCCGGCGATCTCGTCGATGACCTCTTCGAACGCCGTCTCGGGGTGCTCCTCGTGCTGCTTCCGCCGTTGCTCACGGGGTCTCCTTACCGTCGTCGGGCGGTTGCCCGCTGTGAGGTTTTCCGGGTCAGCTGGTCGCGGGCGCGCTCGCGATCCGCAGCGGCACCGGTTCGGACCGAACGGACTCGTCGTCGAGACGGGTGATCTCCGCCCACCAGGACGCGCCGTCCTCGATGTGCCGCAGCATGATCCCTTCGCGGATCGCCCACGGGCAGATCGTCACGGTACTGAGGCCGGTCAGCTTCATCGCCGTGTGTGCGACCACCGCGCCGGCCAGGCTCTGCCCGGCGCGCGGTGCGGAGATGCCGGGGAGCAGCGCGCGTTCGGCGGCGGGCAGCGCGGCCAGGCTGCCGATCGCCTCGCGCAGGTTCGCACGTGCCAACTGCCGTTCCATGAACGGCCCGTGGCGACCCGGTGCGGCCCCGCACAGGCGGCCCAGCTGCTGGAACGTACGCGAGGTGGCGGCCGCGGTGTGTGGTCCCTCCCAGCGGATCCGGGCCGCGACGTCCCGCAGCTGATGGCGGACCTTGCGGCGCAGCGCCCGTACTTGTCGCGGCGCCGGCGGGTCCTCGTCGGCGAAGAACTCATGGGTCAGCCGCGCCGCGCCGAGCGGCAGCGACGCCACGAAGTCGGGTAACCGGCCACGGCCGAAGGCCACTTCGAGCGAGCCGCCGCCGATGTCCAGCAGGGCGAGCGGGCCCGACCGCCAGCCCATCCACCGCCGCGCCCCGAGGAAGGTGAGCTCGGCCTCGACCTCGCCCGGCATCGTGCACAGGCTCATTCCTGTCCGCGCGCGTACGGTGCGCACCACCTCCTGGCGGTTCGGTGCGGAGCGCACCACGGCGGTCGCGAAGGCCAGGGGAGCGGTGGCGCCCCAACTGGTCGCGGTCCGGCTCGCGGCGGAGACGGCGCCGACCAACCGCTCGACCGCCTCCTCGGGGATGCTGTCCCCGGGTCTGACCTGTTCGGACAGCCTCAGCCGCCACTTCTCGGTGTGGACGGGCAGCGGTACCCCGCCCTGCGCGTCGGCCACCACCAGCCGGACCGTGTTCGACCCCACATCCACAACGCTGATTCGCATGCGTCGCCAGTACCCGTTTCGGGGCGGGGCAACGGGGGCGCACAGGAGCGAGGGTTGTATTCCTTGACCAGAATATAACCAAGGGGGCATATTGGAGGCATGTCCGACGCCTCGCTCTGGAGTGCCCTCGCCGATCCCCACCGGCGGGCCATCGTCGCACTGCTCCTGGAGCGGCCGCGGCCCGTCGGGGAGATCGTGGAGGCATGCGGGCTGAGCCAGCCGAGTACGTCGAAGCATCTGAAGGTGCTGCGGGAGGCGGGCCTGGTGCGGGTGCGGCAGGATGCCCAGCGCCGCGTCTACGCCCTCGATCCCGCCCCGATCGCCGAACTCGACGCCTGGCTGGCCCCGTACCGCGAGCTCTGGAACCGCAGCCTGGACGCCCTGGGCCGCCGACTCGACGAGACGTCGCGGGACACCGCGCACGCCCCCGAGGAACCCACCACGAAGGACTGATCCACCATGACCGCCGACCTCACCGGCACCTGCCTGACCCTGGACGACGGCCGCCCGGCCGTCCGCTTCAGCCGTACCTACGATCATCCCGTCGAGCGCGTCTGGCGGTTCGTGACCGACGCCGACGAACTGGCCCACTGGTTCCCCTCCCGCGCCGAGATCGAGCTGCGCCCCGGCGGCACGATCAAGTTCAGCGGCGACCCGAACATGGAGGACTCCACGGGCCGGGTGATCGCCGTCGACGAGCCCCGGCACCTGTCCTTCGAGTGGGGCGGCGACGAGCTGCACTTCGACCTGGACGCCCTGGACGACAGGCGCACCCGCCTCACGCTCACCAACGTCCTCGTCGCCGAGGACACCGCCGCCCGCAACAGCGCCGGCTGGGAGATCTGCCTGGCCGCCCTCGACGCGCACGCGCGCGGGGAGCGCATCGAGGGACCGCACGCCGGGGCCGGGACGCCCTGGAAGGAGTTCTACGACGGCTATGTCTCCGCCGGCGTCCCCTCCGGCGCCCCGGTTCCGGGCCTGGACGCCTGAGCCCGATCAGTGCGTCCCGGCGGGGGCGCAACTGCTCCCGGCGCTCGGCACTCTCAGCTCCGTGAGGTAGTCGTCCACGGCGTCTCGTGTGCAGTCACTACGGCCGTAGACACTGTGCCCCGCGCCCGCGTACGGCAGCAGGACGGTCGTCCCGCGGGTCTGCCGATGGACGTTGACCGCCCACGCGAAATGGTTCGCCGGGTCGTGCAGCGAATGCAGCATGAGGATCTTGGGCGCCTCGGTGATGCGCAGACGGTGCTGCGGATTGTTCACCTCGTCGGGCCAGCCGATGCAGCCGGCCACCCCGGCATGCACGCGCGGGGAGCCGCGCATGTGCGGTGCGGCCCCTACTTCGGCCTGGGTCAGCCGGGCGTACTCCCGGTAGTCCTTCGCCCGGAAGTCCCAGTCCTGGCAGAAGACCGCATAGAACGGTTCCGATTTCGTCTGTCGGCCCGAGTCGTCGGCCCGTCGCCGCTCGTTCGGTTCCTGCGCGTCGAGGCCCGCCACATAGGTGGCCAGCTCGTCCCAGTCCGGGCCGTAGAACCTCTTGAAGGCGAACAGAGCGATCGCGTGCGCGGTGAGGAGTTGATCCGGGTTCTCCGGATCCCTTATCTCCCCGCGGTCCGCCCTGGCGAGCAGGCCGTCCCACACGGCGGTGACGTCCCGGCCGTGCATGGCGCAGGAGCTGGTGCGCTCGCACCACTTCACGAACTGGTGGAACGAGTCCTCCGCGGTGGCCGCGGAGGAGACGAGGAATTCCCGGGCGCCGAGGCTGTGGTCGATGTTCGCGGTGAGAGCCATGGACCGGATGCGGTCGCCGTACTCCTCCGCGTACTGCTCACCGATCAACGTGCCGTAGGAGTGGCCGAAGTAGTTGATCTTCTTCTCGCC contains the following coding sequences:
- a CDS encoding Ppx/GppA family phosphatase; translation: MRISVVDVGSNTVRLVVADAQGGVPLPVHTEKWRLRLSEQVRPGDSIPEEAVERLVGAVSAASRTATSWGATAPLAFATAVVRSAPNRQEVVRTVRARTGMSLCTMPGEVEAELTFLGARRWMGWRSGPLALLDIGGGSLEVAFGRGRLPDFVASLPLGAARLTHEFFADEDPPAPRQVRALRRKVRHQLRDVAARIRWEGPHTAAATSRTFQQLGRLCGAAPGRHGPFMERQLARANLREAIGSLAALPAAERALLPGISAPRAGQSLAGAVVAHTAMKLTGLSTVTICPWAIREGIMLRHIEDGASWWAEITRLDDESVRSEPVPLRIASAPATS
- a CDS encoding SRPBCC family protein, with the protein product MTADLTGTCLTLDDGRPAVRFSRTYDHPVERVWRFVTDADELAHWFPSRAEIELRPGGTIKFSGDPNMEDSTGRVIAVDEPRHLSFEWGGDELHFDLDALDDRRTRLTLTNVLVAEDTAARNSAGWEICLAALDAHARGERIEGPHAGAGTPWKEFYDGYVSAGVPSGAPVPGLDA
- a CDS encoding iron-containing redox enzyme family protein, which encodes MAHDLRPSHGGEGPPLPTARGRVSAAVEEYLRGAGPPPRHEDVADTAVYGDDLQLALYLCYELHYRGFAGVPETHEWDPDLLRLRAALEHRFLTALRADAPTHDSVEDALADLLVEPVDGSGVSHYLCAEGELWQLREYAAQRSLYHLKEADPHAWVLPRLWGRAKAGMAAVEFDEYGGGRPDRVHARLFADLMTDLGLDPAYGRYLDEATAEALATVNLMSLLGLHRALRGALVGHFATVEITSSPASRRLAEAMRRTGAGPAAEHFYDEHVEADAVHEQVVRHDVIGGLLAEEPHLAPDVAFGIDVTGHLEDRLADRLLGAWRTGRSSLRRPLRSEMPLTF
- a CDS encoding ArsR/SmtB family transcription factor, coding for MSDASLWSALADPHRRAIVALLLERPRPVGEIVEACGLSQPSTSKHLKVLREAGLVRVRQDAQRRVYALDPAPIAELDAWLAPYRELWNRSLDALGRRLDETSRDTAHAPEEPTTKD
- a CDS encoding alpha/beta fold hydrolase, yielding MRSLIKALTAALATGLLAGVSPPGVASAQAGPQGSSSATQEAIDWKPCAQDASAECGNLRLPVDWARPSGETFDLAVARRKATDPDRRVGVLLVNPGGPGDSGVDFAVRRAKSHFGTDIQERFDIVGFDPRGVGGSSPVKCSTELLDRQPSPYPGDQAQFDRLAEFNRALREDCRRHTGPVFDHADTLSVVRDMDALRRSLGEKKINYFGHSYGTLIGEQYAEEYGDRIRSMALTANIDHSLGAREFLVSSAATAEDSFHQFVKWCERTSSCAMHGRDVTAVWDGLLARADRGEIRDPENPDQLLTAHAIALFAFKRFYGPDWDELATYVAGLDAQEPNERRRADDSGRQTKSEPFYAVFCQDWDFRAKDYREYARLTQAEVGAAPHMRGSPRVHAGVAGCIGWPDEVNNPQHRLRITEAPKILMLHSLHDPANHFAWAVNVHRQTRGTTVLLPYAGAGHSVYGRSDCTRDAVDDYLTELRVPSAGSSCAPAGTH